A genomic region of Aureimonas populi contains the following coding sequences:
- a CDS encoding N-formylglutamate amidohydrolase produces the protein MLITAAGPCPAFELFEPARQTSPFVFCSAHSGRAYPASFLASTRLKGTAIRRSEDLFVDQLFDFVPGLGAPFLIARFPRAYLDVNREPYELDPAMFEGELPAHVNSTSARVAGGLGTIPRIVAERQEIYAGKLAAEEALARIEDIYMPFHETLAGLIERTVEMFGMAILIDCHSMPSTVRALPGGRRPDIVIGDRFGTSAGARIVAAATARLSALGWDVRRNKPYAGGYVTERYGRPRRGVHAIQIELNRALYADEANFLPHHGFEAMRESLRAFVGFFTAEMEAELLRPAAAE, from the coding sequence ATGCTGATCACGGCCGCCGGCCCCTGCCCCGCCTTCGAACTGTTCGAGCCCGCGCGCCAGACGAGCCCCTTCGTCTTCTGCTCCGCCCATAGCGGGCGCGCCTATCCCGCCAGCTTCCTCGCCTCCACCCGGCTCAAGGGCACGGCCATCCGCCGCTCGGAAGATCTGTTCGTGGACCAGCTCTTCGACTTCGTGCCGGGCCTGGGGGCGCCCTTCCTCATTGCGCGGTTTCCGCGCGCCTATCTCGACGTGAACCGCGAGCCCTACGAGCTCGATCCCGCCATGTTCGAGGGCGAGCTGCCGGCCCATGTGAACTCCACCTCCGCGCGGGTGGCCGGCGGGCTCGGCACGATCCCCCGGATCGTAGCCGAACGGCAGGAGATCTACGCCGGCAAGCTGGCGGCCGAGGAGGCGCTGGCGCGGATCGAGGACATCTACATGCCCTTCCACGAGACGCTGGCCGGGCTGATCGAGCGCACGGTGGAGATGTTCGGGATGGCCATCCTGATCGACTGCCATTCCATGCCCTCCACGGTGCGGGCGCTGCCGGGCGGACGCCGGCCCGACATCGTCATCGGCGACCGTTTCGGCACCAGCGCCGGCGCGCGCATCGTGGCGGCGGCGACGGCGCGCCTGTCCGCGCTCGGCTGGGACGTGCGGCGCAACAAGCCCTATGCCGGCGGCTACGTGACGGAGCGCTACGGCCGCCCCCGGCGCGGCGTCCACGCGATCCAGATCGAGCTGAACCGGGCGCTCTACGCCGACGAGGCGAACTTCCTGCCCCATCACGGCTTCGAGGCGATGCGCGAGAGCCTGCGCGCCTTCGTCGGCTTCTTCACTGCGGAGATGGAGGCGGAGTTGCTCCGCCCGGCCGCCGCCGAATAG
- a CDS encoding helix-turn-helix domain-containing protein, whose product MKPHRDPIDVHVGSRLRLLRTARRLSLEELGRRIGVTYQQIQKYETGANRVSASTLYRIAQTLEVSISYFFDGLGDETLDGAGALSDRATLQSSIAISRIRDSQVRDRLRALIDVLDTTPQR is encoded by the coding sequence GTGAAACCGCATCGCGACCCTATCGATGTCCATGTGGGAAGCCGCCTGCGCTTGCTGCGAACGGCTCGTCGTCTTTCGCTGGAAGAGCTGGGGCGCCGCATCGGCGTGACCTATCAGCAGATCCAGAAATACGAGACGGGCGCCAACCGCGTCAGCGCCTCCACGCTCTACCGGATCGCGCAGACGCTGGAGGTCTCGATCTCCTACTTCTTCGACGGGCTGGGCGACGAGACCCTCGACGGAGCGGGCGCGCTGTCGGACCGGGCGACGCTCCAATCCTCCATCGCCATCTCGCGCATTCGTGATTCGCAGGTGCGCGATCGCCTGCGCGCCCTCATCGACGTGCTGGACACGACGCCGCAGCGCTGA
- a CDS encoding M20 aminoacylase family protein, producing the protein MLLDERPLIDETGITQWRHHLHAHPELLYDLHETAAFVAEKLSGFGCDEVATGIGRTGVVGVVHGRSGPGGRMVGLRADMDALPIVEETGAPYASTHKGVMHACGHDGHTAMLLGAARELARTRDFDGSVAFIFQPAEEGGAGARAMIEDGLFERFPVERVFGLHNIPGMAIGSFAIRPGAMMAATDEFVITLRGRGGHAAIPHRSLDPVLAGAALVQALQQVVSRNVDPLESSVLSVTQFHAGFIHNVIPDEAVISGTVRTLSRAVRDLTETRMREIVAGIAGAHGMEADIAYDRNYPVTMNAPQEAQFCARIAGELVGEAAVDTGVAPLMAGEDFSYMLEEKPGAFIFMGNGDSAPLHNARYDFDDRALAYGVSYWIRLAQAALGRN; encoded by the coding sequence ATGCTGCTCGACGAACGCCCCCTCATCGACGAAACCGGGATCACGCAATGGAGGCACCATCTCCACGCCCATCCCGAACTGCTCTACGACCTGCACGAGACGGCCGCCTTCGTGGCGGAGAAGCTGTCGGGCTTCGGCTGCGACGAGGTGGCCACCGGCATCGGGCGGACCGGCGTGGTGGGCGTGGTGCACGGACGCTCCGGCCCCGGCGGGCGCATGGTGGGCCTGCGCGCCGACATGGACGCCCTGCCCATCGTGGAGGAAACGGGCGCGCCCTACGCCTCCACGCACAAGGGCGTGATGCATGCCTGCGGCCATGACGGACACACCGCCATGCTGCTGGGCGCGGCGCGCGAGCTGGCCCGCACGCGCGATTTCGACGGGAGCGTGGCCTTCATCTTCCAGCCGGCGGAGGAAGGGGGCGCGGGCGCGCGGGCGATGATCGAGGACGGGCTGTTCGAGCGCTTCCCCGTGGAGCGCGTCTTCGGCCTGCACAACATTCCCGGCATGGCCATCGGCAGCTTCGCCATCCGGCCCGGCGCGATGATGGCGGCGACGGACGAGTTCGTCATCACCCTGCGCGGCCGTGGCGGCCACGCAGCGATCCCGCATCGCAGCCTCGACCCCGTCCTGGCCGGCGCGGCGCTGGTCCAGGCCCTCCAGCAGGTCGTCTCGCGCAATGTCGACCCGCTGGAATCGAGTGTCCTGTCGGTGACGCAGTTCCATGCGGGCTTCATCCACAACGTCATCCCGGACGAAGCGGTGATCTCGGGAACCGTGCGCACGCTTTCGCGCGCGGTGCGCGACCTGACCGAAACGCGTATGCGCGAGATCGTGGCGGGCATCGCCGGCGCGCACGGGATGGAGGCGGACATCGCCTACGACCGCAACTATCCGGTGACGATGAACGCGCCGCAGGAGGCGCAGTTCTGCGCCCGGATCGCGGGCGAGCTGGTGGGCGAGGCGGCGGTGGACACGGGCGTCGCGCCGCTGATGGCCGGGGAGGACTTTTCCTACATGCTGGAGGAGAAGCCGGGCGCCTTCATCTTCATGGGCAACGGCGATTCGGCGCCCCTGCACAATGCGCGCTACGATTTCGACGACCGCGCGCTCGCCTACGGCGTCTCCTACTGGATCCGGCTCGCCCAGGCGGCGCTCGGCCGCAACTGA
- a CDS encoding CoA-acylating methylmalonate-semialdehyde dehydrogenase, translating to MDEIGHFIDGVRVAGTSGRSAQVFNPATGQASATVALASADELQRAVDAAKAAQPAWAATNPQRRARVFMRFVALLNENMQALAEMLSAEHGKTVEDSKGDIVRGLEVCEFVIGIPHLQKAEFTEGAGPGIDMYSLRQPLGIGAGITPFNFPAMIPMWMFAPAIACGNAFILKPSERDPSVPMRLAELMMEAGLPKGILQVVNGDKDAVDGILAHPDIAAVSFVGSTPIAAHVYAQAARFGKRAQCFGGAKNHMIIMPDADLDQAADALIGAGYGSAGERCMAISVAVPVGEETANALIDRLVPKVEALKIGPYTDSAADFGPVVTKAAQEKILGLIEKGVSEGAELKVDGRGFSMQGYEEGFYVGACLFDHVTPEMDIYREEIFGPVLSVVRAKDYEEALSLPMRHEYGNGVAIYTRDGDAARDFTSRVNIGMVGINVPIPTPLAYHSFGGWKRSSFGDLNQHGPDSIKFWTRTKTVTSRWPSGIKAGAEFSMPVMR from the coding sequence ATGGACGAGATCGGCCACTTCATCGACGGCGTGCGGGTCGCCGGAACGTCGGGGCGCAGCGCGCAGGTGTTCAACCCCGCGACCGGGCAGGCCAGCGCCACGGTGGCGCTGGCCTCGGCCGACGAGCTTCAGCGCGCGGTCGACGCGGCGAAGGCGGCGCAGCCGGCCTGGGCGGCCACCAACCCGCAGCGCCGCGCCCGCGTCTTCATGCGCTTCGTCGCGCTGCTCAACGAGAACATGCAGGCGCTGGCCGAGATGCTTTCGGCCGAGCATGGCAAGACGGTGGAGGATTCGAAGGGCGACATCGTGCGCGGGCTGGAGGTCTGCGAGTTCGTCATCGGCATTCCCCATCTCCAGAAGGCGGAGTTCACGGAGGGCGCCGGGCCGGGCATCGACATGTATTCGCTGCGCCAGCCGCTGGGAATCGGCGCGGGCATCACGCCCTTCAACTTCCCGGCCATGATTCCGATGTGGATGTTCGCGCCCGCCATCGCCTGCGGCAACGCCTTCATCCTCAAGCCCTCCGAACGCGATCCTTCCGTGCCGATGCGCCTGGCCGAGCTGATGATGGAGGCCGGGCTGCCCAAGGGCATCCTGCAGGTGGTGAACGGCGACAAGGACGCCGTGGACGGTATCCTCGCCCACCCGGACATCGCAGCCGTCTCCTTCGTCGGCTCCACGCCCATCGCGGCCCACGTCTATGCGCAGGCTGCCCGGTTCGGAAAGCGCGCCCAGTGCTTCGGCGGGGCCAAGAACCACATGATCATCATGCCCGACGCCGACCTCGACCAGGCCGCCGACGCCTTGATCGGCGCGGGCTACGGCTCGGCGGGGGAGCGCTGCATGGCCATCTCGGTGGCCGTGCCCGTGGGTGAGGAAACCGCGAACGCGCTGATCGACAGGCTGGTGCCCAAGGTCGAGGCGCTCAAGATCGGCCCCTATACCGACAGCGCCGCCGATTTCGGCCCGGTGGTGACGAAGGCGGCGCAGGAGAAGATCCTCGGCCTCATCGAGAAGGGCGTGTCGGAAGGCGCCGAGTTGAAGGTCGACGGGCGTGGCTTCTCCATGCAGGGCTACGAGGAGGGCTTCTATGTGGGCGCCTGCCTCTTCGACCATGTCACGCCCGAGATGGACATCTATCGCGAGGAGATTTTCGGCCCCGTCCTGTCCGTGGTGCGCGCGAAGGATTACGAGGAGGCGCTCTCGCTGCCGATGCGCCACGAATACGGCAACGGCGTCGCCATCTACACGCGCGACGGCGATGCCGCGCGCGACTTCACCAGCCGCGTGAATATCGGCATGGTGGGCATCAACGTGCCGATCCCCACGCCCCTCGCCTATCACTCCTTCGGCGGCTGGAAGCGCTCGTCCTTCGGCGACCTCAATCAGCACGGGCCGGACTCGATCAAGTTCTGGACCCGCACCAAGACCGTCACCAGCCGCTGGCCCTCAGGCATCAAGGCCGGCGCCGAGTTTTCCATGCCGGTGATGCGCTGA
- a CDS encoding thiamine diphosphokinase, protein MVRFAVLLAGPVAPTPALRHALNGRRVIAADGGIRHAEPLGLKPELWIGDFDSSPGGVSATFSGFEREVLPREKDRTDGEAAVEAALARGARDLLLVGALRGPRSDHAFSNLVLALRYRAAGLSIELFDGCERALPLGPAPCRIACEAGTPFSILRFSDVAGLTVRGAKWPLEGADLPFHSILTQSNEALGPLEVSVETGEAMLLVQARP, encoded by the coding sequence ATGGTTCGTTTTGCGGTTCTCCTGGCAGGTCCCGTCGCGCCGACGCCGGCCTTGCGGCACGCCCTCAACGGGCGGCGGGTGATCGCGGCTGATGGCGGCATCAGGCATGCCGAGCCGCTGGGGCTGAAGCCGGAGCTCTGGATCGGGGACTTCGATTCGTCTCCCGGCGGTGTCTCGGCGACCTTCTCCGGCTTCGAGCGCGAAGTGTTGCCCAGGGAGAAGGACCGGACGGACGGAGAGGCGGCCGTGGAGGCGGCCTTGGCGCGGGGTGCGCGCGATCTGCTTCTGGTCGGCGCCTTGCGGGGCCCTCGCAGCGACCATGCCTTTTCCAATCTCGTGCTCGCCCTGCGCTACCGGGCGGCGGGCCTATCCATCGAGCTTTTCGATGGATGCGAGCGCGCCCTTCCTCTCGGCCCGGCGCCATGCCGCATCGCCTGCGAGGCGGGTACGCCCTTCTCGATCCTGCGCTTTTCCGACGTCGCCGGGCTGACGGTGCGCGGCGCGAAATGGCCGCTGGAGGGGGCCGACCTCCCCTTCCATTCCATCCTCACCCAGTCGAACGAGGCCCTCGGCCCGCTGGAGGTCAGCGTCGAGACGGGGGAGGCGATGCTGCTCGTGCAGGCGCGGCCATAA
- the cpdR gene encoding cell cycle two-component system response regulator CpdR, producing the protein MSKILLAEDDNDMRRFLAKALEKAGYEVTAYDNGGSAYERLREEPFSLLLTDIVMPEMDGIELARRATELDPDLKVMFITGFAAVALNPDSKAPKDAKILSKPFHLRELVEEVGKMLKDAA; encoded by the coding sequence ATGTCGAAGATCCTTTTGGCTGAAGACGACAACGATATGCGCCGCTTCCTGGCCAAGGCGCTGGAGAAGGCGGGCTACGAGGTGACGGCCTACGACAACGGCGGCAGCGCCTATGAGCGGCTGCGCGAGGAGCCGTTCTCGCTGCTCCTGACTGATATCGTCATGCCGGAGATGGACGGAATCGAGCTCGCACGCCGGGCGACGGAACTCGACCCCGACCTGAAGGTCATGTTCATCACCGGCTTCGCGGCGGTGGCGCTGAACCCCGATTCGAAGGCGCCGAAGGATGCCAAGATCCTCTCCAAGCCCTTCCACCTGCGCGAGCTGGTGGAGGAAGTGGGCAAGATGCTGAAGGACGCCGCCTGA
- a CDS encoding Hsp20 family protein codes for MRHVDFAPLYRSTVGFDRLFSMLDNLGTPDSGQSYPPYNIERTGENAYRITMAVAGFGESELSIESRENVLTVKGDRAEAENEKSEFLHRGIAGRAFERRFQLAEHVEVKGASLKNGLLHIDLVRIIPEAMKPRRIDISVADNGNAKAIEATAA; via the coding sequence ATGCGTCACGTTGATTTCGCCCCCCTCTATCGTTCCACCGTCGGCTTCGACCGGCTCTTCTCCATGCTGGACAATCTCGGCACGCCCGATAGCGGCCAGAGCTATCCGCCGTACAATATCGAGCGCACCGGCGAGAACGCCTATCGCATCACCATGGCGGTGGCCGGATTCGGCGAGAGCGAGCTCTCGATCGAATCGCGCGAGAACGTCCTGACCGTGAAGGGCGACAGGGCCGAAGCCGAGAACGAGAAGTCCGAATTCCTGCATCGCGGCATTGCCGGGCGTGCCTTCGAGCGCCGCTTCCAGCTCGCCGAGCATGTGGAGGTGAAGGGCGCGAGCCTGAAGAACGGCCTTCTGCACATCGACCTCGTGCGCATCATCCCCGAGGCGATGAAGCCGCGCCGGATCGACATCTCCGTTGCCGACAACGGCAATGCGAAGGCCATCGAGGCCACCGCCGCCTGA
- the hisN gene encoding histidinol-phosphatase, which yields MTDLPPMDFLLRLADAADRQTLPRFRRHGTVDAKEGRYFDPVTEADREAERAIRDLLGAEFPHHAILGEEFGASGEGPYTWVIDPVDGTRSFICGIPLWGTLIGLNVEGRAELGLLSQPYLGERFSAGPQGAFLNGPGGQRRLATRDTRALADATLFTTAPELFAGPAKERFGELSPRVRMSRYGADCYAFAMLADGHVDLCVETGLKPYDIVALIPIVEKAGGVISTWDGGRPEAGGDILAAATPELHAAALEALRR from the coding sequence ATGACCGACCTTCCCCCCATGGATTTCCTGTTGCGGCTGGCCGACGCGGCCGACCGGCAAACCCTGCCGCGCTTTCGGCGGCACGGCACGGTGGACGCCAAGGAGGGGCGCTATTTCGACCCCGTGACGGAGGCGGACCGCGAGGCCGAGCGGGCGATCCGCGACCTTCTGGGCGCGGAGTTTCCGCATCACGCCATTCTCGGCGAGGAGTTCGGCGCGAGCGGCGAGGGCCCCTATACCTGGGTGATCGACCCGGTGGACGGCACGCGCTCCTTCATCTGCGGCATTCCGCTCTGGGGCACGCTCATCGGCCTCAACGTGGAAGGCCGCGCGGAACTGGGCCTCCTGTCGCAGCCCTATCTGGGCGAACGGTTCAGCGCGGGGCCGCAGGGCGCTTTTCTGAACGGCCCCGGCGGGCAGCGGCGCCTCGCCACCCGCGACACGCGGGCGCTTGCCGACGCCACCCTCTTCACCACCGCGCCCGAGCTCTTCGCCGGGCCTGCCAAGGAGCGGTTCGGCGAACTTTCACCGCGCGTTCGCATGTCGCGCTACGGGGCGGATTGCTACGCTTTCGCGATGCTGGCGGACGGGCATGTCGACCTGTGCGTCGAAACCGGGCTGAAGCCCTACGACATCGTCGCCCTGATCCCCATCGTGGAGAAGGCGGGCGGCGTCATCTCCACATGGGATGGCGGCCGGCCCGAGGCGGGCGGCGACATCCTGGCGGCGGCAACGCCGGAGCTGCACGCGGCGGCGCTGGAGGCACTCAGGCGCTGA
- a CDS encoding alpha/beta fold hydrolase: MDDTLPPFVEIPENPIPPGLAAARLRLRDGKWMRYALAAPANPRGTVLILQGRNEAIEKYFETIGDLMARGFAVAIFDWRGQGGSERLLRDAAKGHIDRVETYVRDLDEFVARVLLPDCRAPYVVLAHSTGGLVALQAIPRLVNRVERMVLSAPLVAFPARPRITGTLSFIASALRLVGLGRTSVRRLRPGGPVWSARTSPLSSDPRRLARNMALAEAAPQLFVHRLTASWVAACAAAMRRLDDSDVIAGLHLPTLFVTAGDDKVVNAAAAERLAWRMRSGHVLSIPGARHELLQEADIHREQFLAAFEGFVGSVMPVRAAVPDTAVAELEQALSA; this comes from the coding sequence ATGGACGACACCCTCCCGCCCTTCGTCGAGATTCCCGAGAACCCTATTCCGCCGGGCCTCGCAGCCGCGCGTCTGCGCCTGCGCGACGGCAAATGGATGCGCTATGCGCTGGCCGCTCCGGCCAATCCGCGCGGCACGGTGCTTATCCTGCAGGGCCGTAACGAGGCCATCGAGAAATATTTCGAGACGATCGGGGACCTGATGGCGCGCGGCTTTGCCGTGGCGATCTTCGACTGGCGGGGGCAGGGGGGCTCGGAACGGCTGCTGCGCGATGCCGCCAAGGGCCATATCGACCGCGTCGAGACCTATGTGCGCGACCTGGACGAATTCGTGGCCCGCGTGCTGCTGCCCGATTGCCGGGCGCCCTATGTCGTCCTGGCCCATTCCACCGGCGGCCTCGTCGCCCTCCAGGCCATTCCGCGCCTCGTCAACCGTGTCGAGCGAATGGTGCTGTCGGCGCCCCTGGTGGCCTTTCCCGCCCGCCCGCGGATCACCGGAACCCTCTCCTTCATCGCTTCGGCGCTGAGGCTGGTGGGGCTCGGGCGCACATCGGTGCGGCGCCTTCGCCCGGGCGGGCCGGTCTGGAGCGCTCGCACCAGCCCGCTCAGCAGCGATCCGCGCCGGCTGGCGCGCAACATGGCGCTGGCTGAGGCCGCGCCGCAGCTCTTCGTCCATCGCCTCACCGCCTCCTGGGTCGCCGCCTGCGCGGCGGCCATGCGGCGGCTGGACGATTCGGACGTGATCGCCGGCCTGCACCTGCCGACCCTCTTCGTGACGGCCGGGGACGACAAGGTGGTGAATGCGGCGGCCGCCGAACGCCTGGCGTGGCGCATGCGCTCCGGCCACGTCCTCTCCATTCCCGGAGCGCGGCACGAGCTGCTTCAGGAGGCCGATATCCATCGCGAGCAGTTCCTCGCCGCCTTCGAGGGCTTCGTCGGCTCGGTCATGCCGGTGCGGGCCGCCGTGCCGGACACGGCGGTGGCGGAGCTGGAGCAGGCGCTCAGCGCCTGA
- a CDS encoding Rmf/CrpP family protein yields the protein MAKDAYAQGKLAYEHNHPMSSCEYPVGSSLRAEWMAGWTQASNTDPKRGQVPAARREGTRPAA from the coding sequence ATGGCAAAGGACGCGTACGCTCAGGGCAAGCTCGCCTACGAGCACAACCATCCCATGTCGTCGTGCGAGTATCCTGTCGGTTCCAGCCTGCGGGCAGAGTGGATGGCAGGCTGGACGCAGGCCAGCAACACCGACCCCAAGCGCGGCCAGGTGCCGGCCGCGCGGCGGGAAGGCACACGCCCGGCCGCCTGA
- a CDS encoding LysR family transcriptional regulator — MNWDDARIFLAVAREGQLLSAARRLGLNHATVGRRLSALEEALGARLFERRPNGCFITAEGETFLASAERIEEEWLAARARLATPGGAVTGTVRIGAPDGFGTAFLAPRLGPLLARHPHLGVELVPVPRAFSLSRREADIAITLERPEHGRLVSRKLVDYSLGLYAATSYLDRRGRPHTLEELAGHDLVGPVDDLLHTPHLAYAADLKLEWRARFAVSSALGQTEATAAGFGIGILHRFLAAPLAGVESVLPQAEVRRSYWLALHESARDVPRIAAVAGFIAELVRAERAIFG; from the coding sequence ATGAACTGGGACGATGCCCGCATATTCCTGGCGGTCGCGCGCGAGGGGCAGCTTCTCTCGGCTGCGCGGCGGCTGGGGCTGAACCATGCCACGGTCGGGCGCCGCCTTTCCGCGCTGGAGGAGGCGCTGGGGGCGCGGCTTTTCGAGCGGCGGCCCAATGGCTGCTTCATCACGGCCGAGGGCGAGACGTTCCTGGCCAGCGCCGAGCGCATCGAGGAGGAGTGGCTGGCCGCGCGGGCGCGGCTGGCCACGCCCGGCGGCGCGGTGACGGGCACGGTGCGGATCGGCGCGCCGGACGGGTTCGGAACAGCCTTCCTGGCGCCGCGCCTCGGCCCGCTTCTGGCGCGGCACCCCCATCTGGGCGTGGAGCTGGTGCCGGTGCCGCGCGCCTTCTCCCTCTCGCGCCGCGAGGCCGACATCGCCATTACGCTGGAGCGGCCCGAGCACGGCCGTCTCGTCTCGCGCAAGCTGGTGGACTACTCGCTCGGCCTCTATGCGGCCACGTCCTATCTCGATCGGCGCGGGCGCCCCCATACGCTGGAGGAACTGGCCGGACACGATCTCGTGGGGCCGGTGGACGACCTTCTCCACACTCCGCATCTGGCCTATGCGGCGGACCTCAAGCTCGAATGGCGAGCGCGTTTTGCCGTCTCGTCGGCCCTCGGGCAAACGGAGGCGACGGCGGCCGGCTTCGGGATCGGCATTCTCCATCGCTTCCTGGCCGCGCCGCTCGCCGGGGTGGAGAGCGTGCTGCCCCAGGCGGAGGTGCGGCGAAGCTACTGGCTGGCGCTGCACGAAAGCGCGCGCGACGTGCCGCGCATCGCCGCCGTCGCCGGCTTCATCGCCGAACTCGTCCGGGCCGAGCGCGCGATCTTCGGCTGA
- a CDS encoding response regulator has protein sequence MTSKPSLAGRQILLVEDEFMIAMDIEAELVEAGAQVVCAGRLEEAEKLAQTVSCHAAILDLDLHGKTSFPVADRLEERGIPFLFHTGHGVRENLKTRYPHTLVCNKPCDISDLVRSLGELVPAS, from the coding sequence ATGACCTCAAAGCCCAGCCTCGCCGGCCGCCAGATTCTTCTGGTCGAGGATGAGTTCATGATCGCCATGGACATCGAGGCCGAGCTGGTCGAGGCGGGCGCGCAGGTCGTCTGCGCGGGTCGCCTGGAGGAAGCGGAGAAGCTGGCGCAGACGGTGAGCTGCCATGCGGCCATCCTCGACCTCGACCTGCACGGCAAGACCTCCTTTCCCGTCGCCGACCGGCTGGAGGAGCGCGGCATCCCTTTCCTGTTCCACACGGGCCATGGCGTGCGCGAGAACCTCAAGACACGCTACCCCCACACGCTGGTCTGCAACAAGCCGTGCGACATTTCCGACCTGGTGCGCAGCCTTGGCGAGCTCGTTCCGGCGAGCTGA